A portion of the Lolium rigidum isolate FL_2022 chromosome 1, APGP_CSIRO_Lrig_0.1, whole genome shotgun sequence genome contains these proteins:
- the LOC124688349 gene encoding uncharacterized protein At1g01500-like: MGDGVAFEAARKIIMHPLYASRSSPWLDLRVFYVRVSNCVVDESAPEHLTLNHIPLSPDTVIEVNGRRSSMHTEFVSSSLRRDRIDKKTEEATYVSTDSIRMTGSVRFQVFDKNDLLLTGDLELCNANGVVGEPKNSSKKWNMKCQSSASCSGFLKGKMSAGPESAHPVVEVYVAGTFSGTPIILTKTIQYISRRKSQMKLKLDSIPENEATELQKENSHEDLLKVSEYHDLKSETDVDVDYNSLYARQDFLDGEDGALSWFNAGVRVGVGIGLGVCVGVGLGAGLLIRTYQSTSRNFRRRLP; this comes from the exons ATGGGGGACGGGGTGGCTTTCGAGGCCGCCAGGAAGATCATCATGCACCCGCTTTACGCGTCGAGGTCGTCACCCTGGCTCGACCTGAGGGTGTTCTACGTGAGGGTCAGCAACTGCGTGGTGGACGAGTCTGCGCCGGAGCATCTCACGCTCAACCACATCCCGCTATCCCCCGATACCGTCATCGAGGTCAATGGGCGGAGGAGCAGCATGCACACCGAGTTCGTCTCGTCGTCCCTCAGAAGGGACAGGATCGACAAGAAGACCGAGGAAGCCACGTATGTGAGCACCGATAGCATCAGGATGACAGGGAGCGTGAGGTTCCAGGTGTTTGATAAGAATGATCTCTTGCTCACTGGAGACCTGGAGTTATGCAATGCCAATGGAGTGGTTGGGGAGCCGAAGAACAGCAGCAAGAAGTGGAATATGAAATGCCAGTCCTCAGCATCGTGCAGTGGTTTCTTGAAAGGGAAGATGTCTGCAGGCCCGGAGTCTGCCCACCCTGTTGTCGAGGTTTATGTTGCTGGCACTTTCTCTGGCACGCCTATTATACTAACCAAGACGATCCAGTATATTTCTCGAAGGAAGTCCCAGATGAAACTGAAGCTTGATTCCATCCCTGAGAATGAAGCAACTGAACTTCAGAAAGAAAACTCACATGAGGACCTGTTGAAG GTATCAGAATACCACGATCTCAAATCCGAAACAGATGTGGACGTCGACTATAACAGCTTGTATGCAAGGCAGGACTTTCTAGATGGCGAGGATGGTGCGCTTTCATGGTTTAATGCTGGTGTGCGGGTTGGAGTTGGGATCGGCCTTGGCGTATGCGTGGGTGTTGGACTGGGCGCGGGTCTGCTGATCCGGACGTACCAAAGCACCAGCAGGAACTTCAGGCGACGACTACCCTGA
- the LOC124682993 gene encoding protein AE7-like 1 produces MTVGMINANPVVHERPERAAHHAHAAAAALDALDVFDTVRDIKDPEHPYSLEQLSVLSQESVSVDEKLGHIQITFTPTVQHCSMATVIGLCLRLKLMQNFPSHFKIDIKVAPGSLANEESVNKQLNDKERVAAALENPNLRQLVDDCLCSDHSSSY; encoded by the exons ATGACGGTGGGCATGATCAACGCGAACCCGGTGGTGCACGAGCGGCCGGAGCGCGCCGCCCACCACGCGCACGCCGCGGCGGCGGCTCTCGATGCGCTCGATGTCTTCG ATACGGTGCGGGACATCAAGGACCCGGAGCATCCCTACTCGCTGGAGCAGCTCAGCGTGCTCTCGCAGGAGTCCGTCTCCGTCGACGAGAAGCTCGGCCACATCCA GATAACATTCACCCCAACTGTGCAACATTGTAGTATGGCTACAGTGATTGGTCTGTGCCTCAGGCTTAAGTTGATGCAAAACTTTCCTTCGCATTTCAAG ATTGACATTAAAGTTGCTCCAGGGTCTCTTGCTAACGAAGAATCAG TAAACAAACAACTGAACGACAAGGAGAGAGTTGCTGCAGCCTTGGAGAATCCCAACCTTCGCCAGTTGGTCGATGATTGCCTCTGCTCGGATCATTCATCCTCATATTAA
- the LOC124682994 gene encoding pentatricopeptide repeat-containing protein At2g22070-like, translating to MRDAALELHAGPPAPRTAMAASAGDHYARLLRLCGTAANPGAGRAIHARAVKAGLLASAYLCNNLLSYYAGPAAAGGASGSFPEARRLFDEIPAAQRNVFTWNSLLSMHAKSGRLADARAVFAGMPERDAVSWTVMVVGLNRAGRFGEAVRTFLDMVADGLAPTQFTLTNVLSSCAATEAGRAGRKVHSFVVKLGLSSCVPVANSVLNMYGKCGDAETARAVFERMPMRSVSSWNAMVSLNAHLGRMDLALTTFESMPDRTIISWNAVIAGYNQNGLDAEALWFFSRMLRDSSMEPDDITITSVLSACANLGMVSIGKQVHAYILRCGTPYTCQVTNALISMYAKSGSVENARGVMDQAVVADLNVISFTALLEGYVKLGDMERAKEIFDVMSNRDVVAWTAMIVGYQQNGHNDEAIQLFRSMIRSGPEPNSYTLAAVLSVCASLACLEYGKQIHCKAIRSRQGQSSSVSNAILTVYARSGNLPWARRVFDWVRWRKEKVTWTSMIVALAQHGLGEDSVGLFEEMLCVGVKPDRITYVGVLSACAHAGFVDQGKRYYQQMQDMHGIVPEMSHYACMVDLLARSGLLSEAQEFIQQMPVEPDAIAWGSLLSACRMHKNADLAELAAEKLLSVDPDNSGAYTALSNVYSACGRWNDAAKIWKRRKDKAVKKETGFSWTHIQNRVHVFGADDVLHPQRDAVYRTAAKIWEDIKKAGFVPDLQSVLHDVDDELKEEMLSRHSEKLAIAFGLISTPEGTTLRIMKNLRVCNDCHTAIKFISKVADREIILRDATRFHHFRDGLCSCKDYW from the coding sequence ATGCGAGATGCCGCCCTGGAGCTCCACGCCGGGCCGCCGGCGCCGCGGACGGCAATGGCGGCCTCCGCCGGCGACCACTACGCGCGCCTCCTGCGGCTGTGCGGGACGGCCGCCAACCCGGGCGCCGGGCGCGCCATCCACGCGCGCGCCGTCAAGGCCGGTCTCCTCGCCAGCGCCTACCTCTGCAACAACCTCCTCTCCTACTacgccggccccgccgccgctGGAGGAGCCAGCGGCAGCTTCCCGGAGGCGAGGCGCCTGTTCGACGAGATCCCCGCGGCGCAGCGCAACGTGTTCACGTGGAACTCGCTGCTGTCCATGCACGCCAAGTCCGGCCGCCTGGCCGACGCCCGCGCGGTGTTCGCGGGAATGCCCGAGCGCGACGCCGTGTCGTGGACCGTCATGGTCGTCGGGCTCAACCGCGCCGGACGGTTCGGGGAGGCCGTCAGGACGTTCCTGGACATGGTCGCCGACGGGCTGGCGCCGACGCAGTTCACGCTCACGAACGTGCTCTCGTCGTGCGCCGCGACGGAGGCCGGCAGGGCCGGGAGGAAGGTCCATTCCTTCGTCGTCAAACTCGGCCTCAGCAGCTGCGTGCCGGTGGCCAACTCGGTGCTCAACATGTACGGCAAGTGCGGGGACGCCGAGACGGCGAGGGCTGTGTTTGAAAGGATGCCGATGCGGAGCGTGTCGAGCTGGAACGCCATGGTGTCGCTGAACGCGCATCTGGGCAGGATGGACCTTGCTCTGACCACGTTCGAgagcatgccggaccggaccatcaTCTCGTGGAACGCAGTCATCGCAGGGTACAACCAGAATGGGCTTGATGCCGAGGCGTTGTGGTTCTTCTCGCGGATGCTGAGAGACTCTTCCATGGAGCCTGATGACATCACAATCACCAGCGTCCTATCTGCTTGCGCCAACCTCGGCATGGTGAGCATCGGAAAGCAGGTGCACGCGTACATCTTGAGGTGTGGAACGCCCTACACCTGCCAGGTCACGAACGCCCTCATCTCAATGTATGCCAAGTCTGGCAGTGTTGAGAATGCCAGAGGGGTCATGGACCAGGCAGTGGTGGCCGATCTCAATGTGATATCCTTCACTGCTCTCCTGGAAGGCTATGTTAAGCTTGGTGATATGGAGCGTGCAAAGGAAATATTTGATGTTATGAGTAACCGAGATGTCGTAGCCTGGACTGCGATGATTGTCGGCTATCAGCAGAATGGTCACAACGACGAGGCCATCCAGCTCTTCAGGTCGATGATTAGAAGTGGACCAGAGCCAAACAGCTATACGCTTGCTGCTGTTCTTAGTGTTTGCGCAAGCCTTGCATGTCTTGAGTACGGCAAGCAGATCCACTGCAAGGCTATCAGGTCCAGGCAGGGGCAATCTAGCTCCGTCAGCAACGCCATCCTCACCGTGTATGCAAGGTCAGGCAACTTGCCATGGGCAAGGAGGGTGTTTGATTGGGTCCGCTGGCGCAAGGAGAAGGTCACATGGACATCGATGATCGTAGCTTTAGCACAGCATGGCCTGGGAGAAGATTCTGTTGGTCTGTTTGAAGAAATGCTTTGTGTTGGTGTGAAACCAGACCGCATAACCTATGTTGGTGTGCTTTCAGCCTGCGCTCATGCCGGTTTTGTGGACCAAGGGAAGAGATACTACCAGCAGATGCAGGACATGCACGGCATTGTACCTGAAATGAGCCATTACGCCTGCATGGTTGACCTCCTCGCCCGCAGCGGCCTACTCTCTGAAGCTCAGGAATTCATCCAACAAATGCCTGTGGAGCCTGACGCAATAGCCTGGGGATCACTCCTTTCAGCTTGcagaatgcacaagaatgcagacTTGGCAGAACTGGCGGCAGAGAAGCTGCTGTCAGTTGATCCCGATAACAGTGGTGCCTACACCGCTCTCTCCAACGTCTACTCTGCCTGTGGGAGGTGGAACGACGCGGCGAAGATATGGAAGCGGAGGAAGGACAAGGCTGTGAAGAAGGAGACAGGTTTTAGCTGGACTCACATACAGAACAGAGTACATGTCTTTGGAGCAGACGACGTCCTACATCCGCAGAGGGACGCCGTCTACAGGACGGCTGCCAAGATATGGGAGGATATCAAGAAGGCCGGCTTCGTGCCCGACCTCCAGTCTGTCCTACACGATGTCGACGATGAGCTCAAGGAGGAGATGCTGAGCCGCCACAGTGAGAAGCTCGCCATTGCATTCGGCCTTATCAGCACGCCGGAGGGGACGACGCTGCGAATCATGAAGAACCTGCGTGTATGCAATGACTGCCACACCGCGATCAAGTTCATCTCCAAGGTTGCGGACAGGGAGATCATTTTGCGAGACGCAACGAGATTTCATCATTTCAGGGATGGATTATGCTCGTGTAAAGATTATTGGTAG